In Hydrogenovibrio thermophilus, the following are encoded in one genomic region:
- a CDS encoding DUF3817 domain-containing protein, which produces MNSHLKLLYWLALLDGIALLLLVFVAVPIKYQFDWPYAVKVLGPTHGVLFISLTLTMLSAVAKKLIRPGLGALVFVAALIPLGAFYADYRLKKAVTQA; this is translated from the coding sequence ATGAACTCCCATCTTAAATTACTTTACTGGCTGGCTCTGCTGGACGGTATCGCTTTGCTGCTATTGGTCTTTGTCGCCGTTCCCATTAAATACCAATTCGATTGGCCTTACGCGGTCAAGGTGCTTGGGCCGACGCACGGCGTTTTGTTTATCTCTCTCACCCTGACCATGTTGTCCGCAGTGGCGAAAAAGCTAATTCGACCAGGACTGGGCGCTTTGGTCTTTGTCGCGGCCTTGATTCCGCTGGGCGCCTTCTATGCCGATTACCGTTTGAAAAAGGCGGTCACGCAAGCCTAA
- the uvrC gene encoding excinuclease ABC subunit UvrC, whose protein sequence is MTKQVDTQFDIDAFLKNLTERPGVYMMKDAEDQIIYVGKAKNLKRRVSSYFKKRHDAIKTEAMVAQIASIEVTVTDTESEALILENTLIKRHKPRYNILFRDDKSYPYIFVSTGKKFPSLSYHRGAKRRVGRYFGPFPNASAVHQTLHAIQKIFPVRQCAESVFNHRSRPCLQYQIKRCSGPCVEGLVTKEEYDEDVANTIAFLEGKSFEVIENLGHKMQAASDAFEFEVAAVYRDKISALRAIQSQHLINQPGSKDTDVVAMAEEANQVCVSIMMYRGGNLWGSQNYFPKTGGQDVNADEVITAFISQHYSDLPVPQLLLVSEALEDKTALESWMSQRRQEGKASGKVKIRQAKSQTEKGLMKLAMTNATSGLKQQLTQKASQAERVKALQEVLALPVPPNHMECFDISHTQGNQTVASCVVFSEGVPNSSAYRKFNIEGIQPGDDYAAMHQALTRRYSRVKKEGLPMADLIVIDGGKGQLNKAIEVFKALELDNVPLVSVAKGEGRKAGLEILYTPFNEEGIDLEADDIALHLINYIRDEAHRFAITSHRSRRQKAQTHSRLEDIPGVGAKTRHKLLTHFGGLGEVKNAAVAELQKVPGISQKIAQTIYDFFHGEI, encoded by the coding sequence ATGACAAAGCAAGTAGATACCCAATTCGACATCGATGCCTTTTTGAAGAACCTGACCGAGCGGCCGGGCGTGTACATGATGAAAGACGCCGAGGATCAGATCATATACGTCGGGAAGGCCAAGAACCTGAAACGGCGGGTATCAAGTTATTTCAAAAAACGCCACGACGCTATCAAAACCGAGGCGATGGTGGCGCAAATCGCGTCGATTGAGGTCACGGTCACGGACACCGAATCCGAAGCCTTGATTCTGGAAAACACCTTAATCAAACGCCATAAACCGCGTTACAACATCCTGTTCCGCGACGATAAATCCTATCCGTACATTTTTGTGTCGACCGGCAAGAAATTTCCATCTTTGAGTTATCACCGCGGCGCGAAACGCAGGGTGGGGCGTTATTTTGGGCCTTTCCCGAATGCGTCCGCGGTGCATCAGACCTTGCATGCCATCCAGAAAATTTTTCCGGTGCGCCAGTGTGCGGAAAGTGTGTTCAACCACCGTTCGCGGCCGTGTTTGCAATATCAAATCAAACGCTGTTCCGGCCCCTGCGTGGAGGGTTTGGTCACCAAAGAAGAGTACGACGAAGACGTGGCCAACACCATTGCGTTTTTGGAAGGCAAAAGCTTTGAGGTGATTGAAAACCTGGGGCATAAAATGCAGGCGGCGTCCGATGCGTTCGAGTTTGAAGTGGCGGCGGTCTATCGCGATAAAATCTCCGCGTTGCGCGCCATTCAAAGCCAGCATTTGATTAATCAGCCCGGCTCCAAGGACACCGACGTGGTCGCGATGGCCGAAGAAGCCAATCAAGTGTGCGTGTCGATTATGATGTATCGCGGCGGCAACTTGTGGGGCAGTCAGAATTATTTCCCGAAAACCGGCGGGCAAGACGTGAACGCCGACGAAGTGATTACCGCCTTTATCAGTCAGCATTACAGCGACTTGCCGGTGCCGCAGTTGTTACTGGTGTCGGAAGCCTTGGAAGATAAAACCGCGTTGGAAAGCTGGATGTCGCAACGACGCCAAGAAGGCAAAGCGAGCGGTAAGGTGAAAATCCGCCAAGCGAAATCACAAACCGAAAAAGGTCTGATGAAGCTGGCGATGACCAACGCCACGTCCGGTTTGAAGCAGCAATTGACGCAGAAAGCTTCGCAAGCCGAGCGGGTAAAAGCCTTGCAGGAAGTGCTGGCCTTGCCGGTGCCACCGAATCATATGGAGTGTTTCGACATCAGTCATACTCAAGGCAATCAAACCGTCGCCAGTTGCGTGGTGTTCAGCGAAGGCGTCCCGAACAGCAGCGCTTACCGCAAGTTCAATATCGAAGGCATTCAGCCGGGCGATGACTACGCCGCCATGCATCAGGCGCTGACACGCCGTTACAGTCGAGTGAAAAAAGAAGGCTTGCCGATGGCGGATTTAATTGTCATCGACGGCGGGAAAGGCCAGCTCAATAAGGCCATTGAGGTGTTCAAAGCTTTGGAGCTGGATAATGTGCCGCTGGTATCGGTCGCCAAAGGAGAAGGGCGCAAGGCAGGCCTGGAGATTTTGTACACGCCGTTTAATGAAGAAGGCATTGACCTCGAAGCCGATGATATCGCCTTGCATTTAATCAATTACATTCGTGACGAAGCCCACCGTTTCGCCATCACCAGCCATCGCAGCCGCCGTCAAAAAGCACAAACCCATTCGCGTTTGGAAGATATTCCTGGGGTTGGCGCCAAAACGCGCCATAAATTGTTGACGCATTTTGGCGGTTTGGGGGAAGTGAAAAACGCGGCGGTGGCCGAGTTGCAGAAAGTGCCCGGCATCAGTCAGAAGATCGCCCAGACCATTTACGATTTCTTCCACGGTGAAATCTGA
- the mfd gene encoding transcription-repair coupling factor encodes MPKPYSLLEADQVPLKGQTSHWSLNTSAEDALVIMEKARNHPGLVVLLTQDMSEANKYEDALNFFSEGDLSILNFPEWETLPYDQFSPHQDIISQRLRTLYQLPQTQKGILILPVSTLLQKVVPHTFIEQYTFILKCGDTLDIEPFTQRLESGGYQRVSQVMEHGEFAVRGSIIDLFPMGSRTPFRLDLFDDEVETIRCFDPETQLSTEQIDQIELLPAKEYDLNPDGITLFKQRFRQTFGDESRNSLLYQAVHNGQTVDGLEYYLSLFHPETATLFDYIPENSLFFSQPAIQDAIKQNWRDYRERYQIAQHNPDYPVLPPEELIQSENDIFSALKNYHRIQLERIASGKNQVDFKTLPAPDLNVQANSEYPMAKLNAFLDQFQSEYGGRIMYCAESTGRRETLLTLLGKHTEFKGKVPKIVDDWNAFKHNDLPHQIVVGPLEESIFTPDFCLISEAQIFGQTVIQKRRRKRKHSEFDTAISNLIELDIGSPIVHFDHGVGRYLGLETMTIQGEEHEFLMIEYAGEAKLYVPVTSLHLISRYTGASAETAPLHKLGSDKWDKAKRKAAEKVRDVAAELLDIYAQREARPGHSFETDEEAYARFSASFPFEETPDQEAAIDAVVHDMQASKPMDRLICGDVGFGKTEVAMRAAFIAAYAGKQVAVLVPTTLLAQQHMENFKNRFADWPVRIEGLSRFQTAKETKQILEAVQNKQVDIVIGTHKLIQGDMKFDNLGLIIIDEEHRFGVRQKEQLKKLRTEVDVLTMTATPIPRTLNMAMNDLRDLSIIATPPAKRLAVQTFVLEWNPDVVKEACLREIRRGGQIYLLYNNVDRIEQMAEDMRELLPEAKVDVAHGQMHERELEQVMQNFYHRRFNILVCTTIIETGIDIPTANTILIHRADKFGLAQLHQLRGRVGRSHHKAYAYMFTAGKSLMTADAEKRLTAIAKHDTLGAGFMLASHDLEIRGAGELLGDGQSGQIQEIGFGLYSELLERAVKSLKSGKQPELEAKLHTGAEIELGLPALIPEDYLPDIHTRLVFYKRIASADNTNGLQELEVEMIDRFGLLPPQVKNLFEATRVKLLIEPLNLKKLEASESMIRIQFGDSPNINPVELIKLIQNHPKNYQLKGQTELKYFDTMPDMKQRIDAIELIVATISNKDT; translated from the coding sequence ATGCCCAAACCCTACTCGTTGCTGGAAGCCGATCAGGTTCCACTAAAAGGCCAGACGTCACACTGGTCGCTCAACACCTCGGCCGAAGACGCGCTCGTCATCATGGAAAAAGCCCGAAACCACCCAGGCCTGGTGGTTTTGCTGACTCAGGACATGAGCGAAGCCAATAAATATGAAGACGCGCTGAACTTCTTTTCCGAAGGCGACCTTTCGATTCTGAACTTTCCGGAATGGGAAACCCTGCCCTATGACCAGTTTTCACCGCATCAGGACATCATCTCGCAACGCCTGCGCACGCTCTATCAACTGCCGCAAACCCAAAAAGGCATTTTGATCCTGCCGGTCAGTACCCTGTTGCAGAAAGTGGTTCCCCATACGTTCATCGAACAATACACCTTTATATTAAAGTGTGGCGATACCCTCGACATCGAACCCTTTACCCAACGTTTGGAATCCGGCGGCTATCAACGCGTCAGCCAGGTGATGGAACACGGCGAATTTGCGGTGCGCGGCTCGATTATCGACCTCTTCCCGATGGGCAGCCGCACGCCTTTCCGATTGGACTTGTTCGACGACGAAGTCGAAACCATCCGCTGTTTCGACCCGGAAACCCAGCTCAGCACCGAGCAGATTGACCAAATCGAACTCCTGCCCGCCAAGGAATACGACCTCAACCCGGACGGCATCACCTTATTCAAACAACGCTTCCGCCAAACCTTCGGTGACGAATCCCGCAACAGCCTGTTGTACCAAGCGGTTCATAACGGCCAGACCGTTGATGGCCTGGAATATTACCTGTCATTATTTCACCCCGAAACCGCCACGCTGTTTGATTACATTCCCGAAAACAGTCTGTTCTTCAGCCAACCGGCCATTCAGGACGCCATTAAACAAAACTGGCGCGATTACCGTGAGCGGTATCAAATCGCACAGCACAACCCGGATTATCCGGTACTGCCGCCGGAAGAACTGATTCAATCCGAAAACGACATTTTCAGCGCCCTGAAAAACTATCATCGCATTCAACTGGAGCGCATCGCCTCCGGCAAAAACCAAGTGGACTTCAAAACCCTGCCGGCACCGGATTTAAATGTGCAGGCCAATAGCGAATACCCGATGGCCAAACTCAATGCCTTTCTGGATCAATTCCAAAGCGAATACGGCGGCCGTATTATGTATTGCGCCGAATCCACCGGACGCCGAGAAACGCTGTTAACACTGCTCGGAAAACATACTGAATTTAAAGGAAAAGTCCCGAAAATCGTCGATGATTGGAATGCGTTCAAACACAACGATTTACCACATCAAATCGTAGTCGGCCCGTTGGAAGAATCCATCTTCACACCGGATTTCTGCCTGATTTCCGAAGCGCAGATTTTCGGCCAAACCGTCATTCAGAAACGACGCCGTAAGCGCAAACACTCCGAATTCGACACCGCCATCTCCAACCTCATCGAACTGGACATCGGCAGCCCGATTGTGCATTTCGACCACGGGGTCGGCCGCTACCTTGGCCTGGAAACCATGACCATCCAAGGTGAAGAACACGAATTCCTGATGATCGAATACGCCGGCGAAGCCAAATTGTACGTGCCCGTCACCTCGCTGCACCTCATCAGCCGTTACACCGGCGCCAGCGCCGAAACCGCACCGTTACACAAACTCGGTTCCGACAAATGGGACAAGGCCAAACGCAAAGCCGCCGAAAAAGTCCGTGACGTCGCCGCCGAACTGCTCGACATCTACGCCCAGCGCGAAGCCAGGCCTGGTCATTCTTTCGAAACCGACGAAGAAGCCTACGCCCGCTTCAGCGCCAGCTTCCCATTCGAGGAAACACCCGATCAGGAAGCCGCTATCGATGCGGTGGTGCATGACATGCAAGCCAGCAAACCGATGGACCGCCTCATTTGCGGCGACGTCGGCTTCGGCAAAACCGAAGTGGCCATGCGCGCCGCCTTCATTGCCGCTTACGCCGGCAAACAGGTCGCGGTTTTGGTGCCCACCACCCTGCTGGCGCAGCAACACATGGAAAACTTTAAAAACCGTTTTGCCGACTGGCCGGTGCGCATTGAAGGCTTATCCCGTTTCCAAACCGCCAAGGAAACCAAACAGATTCTCGAAGCGGTTCAAAACAAACAGGTCGATATCGTCATCGGCACCCATAAGCTGATTCAGGGCGACATGAAATTCGACAACCTCGGCCTGATTATCATCGACGAAGAACACCGTTTCGGCGTGCGCCAGAAAGAACAGCTCAAGAAACTCCGCACCGAGGTGGACGTGCTCACCATGACCGCCACACCGATTCCAAGAACCCTGAACATGGCGATGAACGATTTGCGTGACCTGTCGATTATCGCCACGCCGCCGGCCAAACGTCTGGCGGTGCAAACCTTCGTGCTGGAATGGAACCCGGATGTGGTCAAAGAAGCCTGTCTGCGTGAAATCCGTCGTGGCGGGCAGATTTACCTGCTTTACAACAACGTCGACCGCATCGAACAGATGGCGGAAGACATGCGCGAACTCCTGCCGGAAGCCAAGGTGGACGTCGCCCACGGCCAAATGCACGAGCGTGAACTCGAACAGGTGATGCAGAATTTTTATCACCGTCGTTTCAACATTCTGGTCTGCACCACCATTATCGAAACCGGCATCGACATTCCAACCGCCAACACCATTCTGATTCACCGCGCCGACAAATTTGGCCTGGCGCAATTGCATCAGTTACGCGGCCGTGTCGGACGTTCGCACCACAAAGCCTACGCCTATATGTTCACTGCCGGTAAAAGCCTGATGACCGCCGATGCGGAAAAACGCCTCACTGCCATCGCCAAGCACGATACCCTCGGTGCCGGGTTCATGCTTGCCAGCCATGATTTGGAAATCCGTGGCGCGGGTGAACTGCTGGGCGACGGCCAATCCGGCCAAATTCAGGAAATCGGTTTCGGTCTCTATTCGGAATTGCTGGAACGCGCCGTCAAATCGTTAAAATCCGGCAAACAACCCGAGTTGGAGGCCAAGCTCCACACCGGCGCGGAAATCGAACTCGGTTTACCGGCCTTGATTCCGGAAGACTATCTGCCGGACATCCACACCCGTCTGGTGTTCTACAAACGCATCGCCAGTGCCGACAACACCAACGGCTTACAGGAACTGGAAGTGGAAATGATCGACCGTTTCGGGCTGTTACCGCCACAGGTCAAAAACCTGTTCGAGGCCACGCGTGTCAAGCTGTTGATTGAACCGCTGAACCTGAAAAAACTGGAAGCGTCCGAGTCGATGATTCGTATCCAATTCGGCGACAGCCCCAACATCAACCCGGTGGAATTGATTAAATTGATTCAAAATCACCCGAAGAACTATCAACTAAAAGGGCAAACGGAATTAAAATATTTCGATACAATGCCTGACATGAAACAACGAATCGACGCCATCGAACTCATCGTGGCCACCATTTCGAACAAGGACACTTAA
- the minD gene encoding septum site-determining protein MinD, protein MSRVIVVTSGKGGVGKTTTSASISAGLALKGYKVAVIDFDVGLRNLDLIMGCERRVVYDFVNVVQGEASLKQALIRDKRINNLYILAASQTRDKDALTQEGVEKVIEDLKEDGFDFIICDSPAGIEKGAQLALYFADEAIVVTNPEVSSVRDSDRILGILQAKSRRAENGDEAIVEHLVLTRYNPERVETGEMLSVEDVTDLLNVRLLGVIPESQQVLNASNSGEPVILTKDSDAALAYEDVVDRFLGEEKEHRFLTAEKKGLFKKIFGK, encoded by the coding sequence GTGTCACGTGTAATCGTTGTAACCTCTGGTAAAGGTGGCGTGGGTAAAACCACGACCAGTGCGAGTATTTCAGCCGGCCTGGCGTTAAAGGGCTATAAAGTCGCGGTCATTGACTTTGATGTGGGGCTGCGTAATCTGGATTTGATTATGGGCTGCGAACGCCGCGTGGTGTACGATTTCGTTAATGTGGTGCAAGGCGAAGCTTCTTTGAAACAGGCGTTGATTCGCGATAAGCGCATCAATAACCTGTACATTCTGGCGGCGTCTCAAACCCGCGATAAGGATGCGTTGACACAGGAAGGCGTGGAAAAAGTCATTGAAGACCTGAAAGAAGACGGTTTCGATTTCATTATTTGTGACTCTCCGGCCGGTATCGAAAAAGGCGCGCAATTGGCGCTGTACTTCGCGGACGAAGCGATTGTGGTCACCAACCCGGAAGTGTCTTCCGTGCGTGACTCCGACCGTATTTTGGGCATTTTGCAAGCCAAGTCGCGTCGTGCGGAGAACGGCGATGAGGCGATTGTTGAACACTTGGTGTTGACGCGCTACAACCCGGAACGAGTGGAAACCGGCGAAATGCTGTCGGTTGAAGACGTGACGGATTTGTTGAATGTTCGTTTGTTGGGTGTGATCCCGGAGTCGCAACAGGTGTTGAATGCCTCCAACTCCGGTGAACCGGTGATTCTGACCAAAGATTCCGATGCGGCGTTGGCGTATGAAGATGTGGTGGATCGCTTCTTGGGCGAAGAGAAAGAACACCGTTTCTTAACGGCTGAAAAGAAAGGCCTTTTCAAGAAAATTTTCGGGAAGTAA
- the minC gene encoding septum site-determining protein MinC has translation MSKIIDLKGSILSLTVLNLFSDQIDDTKQAIAAKIGQAPDFFVGIPIVLEPQIELKDPTFLALLVEYLTQQQMIPIGIRTEDESIKEQAEYAGLAIFPKEKPKAARASKPKAAAEEAGLKTAMMVNGAVRSGQQIYAKDRDLIVMGPINPGAEVVADGHVHVFGKVMGKVFAGSSGDTSARIFAKQLNPELVCIAGMYQLSEDIDEAYKSGFVEICLQDGKLVFNTDILA, from the coding sequence ATGAGCAAAATAATCGATTTAAAAGGCTCAATCCTTTCCTTAACCGTTCTAAATCTTTTTTCCGATCAAATTGATGATACCAAGCAGGCGATTGCGGCGAAAATCGGCCAGGCGCCGGATTTTTTTGTGGGGATTCCGATTGTATTGGAACCGCAAATTGAATTGAAAGACCCGACCTTTTTGGCGTTGTTGGTGGAGTATTTAACCCAGCAGCAGATGATTCCGATTGGGATTCGTACTGAAGACGAGAGTATTAAAGAACAGGCGGAGTATGCAGGCCTGGCGATTTTCCCGAAAGAGAAGCCGAAAGCGGCCCGCGCAAGCAAACCGAAAGCGGCGGCCGAAGAAGCTGGTTTGAAAACGGCGATGATGGTGAACGGCGCGGTGCGTTCCGGCCAGCAGATTTATGCGAAGGACCGTGACTTGATTGTCATGGGGCCGATTAATCCGGGTGCGGAAGTGGTGGCGGACGGCCATGTGCATGTATTCGGTAAGGTAATGGGTAAAGTGTTTGCCGGTTCGTCGGGCGATACGTCGGCGCGGATTTTTGCCAAACAGTTGAACCCGGAACTGGTGTGCATCGCGGGAATGTATCAATTGTCGGAAGATATCGACGAGGCCTATAAATCCGGTTTTGTGGAGATTTGTCTTCAGGACGGGAAGTTGGTGTTCAATACCGATATTCTGGCGTAA
- a CDS encoding RND transporter family protein, with protein sequence MNGRWAYNWVQILAHHYVLSAVVFAAAWLLALAGVFKSPALFEQMNFMWVWLALALMGGVSVKVMDSVKTGVLVFGLSLAVLGAVLGLLGWFGLALTETSVLGMVVVLALMMSNLVHVMAALLREMARGGFQHDALAEALNMNAAPVFLSNLTTGLGFAVAAFYDARLLDAAWVVLLGALVSYAMLMTGLPLILLRWFLEFRVGHYEDRHGFIGLAEKFQTYPKWVTLMLWLSALVVVMSAVYLWRKLDNLNAVGVMLATSFVVLLVFWHDLKITLMTLLSSVLSVILVLTAYFSVQNFQSISAVILIVPLGIVLDDAIHYFARYLKSKRGYFNDVESCHRFALASVGRPIWATTQILIAGLLVLSFNENSLVQQASLITLLAVLLASYIVLVWLPALGLKKAKNNR encoded by the coding sequence ATGAACGGTCGCTGGGCTTACAACTGGGTACAGATTTTGGCACACCATTATGTCTTGAGCGCAGTGGTGTTCGCGGCAGCTTGGTTGTTGGCACTGGCCGGGGTGTTCAAGTCACCGGCCTTATTCGAGCAAATGAATTTCATGTGGGTTTGGTTGGCGTTGGCCTTGATGGGTGGGGTGTCGGTCAAGGTCATGGATTCGGTCAAGACCGGCGTTTTGGTGTTTGGGCTGAGTTTGGCGGTGTTGGGCGCGGTACTCGGGTTGTTGGGCTGGTTCGGCTTGGCGTTGACTGAAACGTCGGTACTGGGCATGGTGGTGGTGTTGGCGCTGATGATGAGCAATTTGGTGCATGTGATGGCGGCCTTGTTGCGTGAAATGGCGCGGGGCGGGTTTCAACATGATGCTTTAGCCGAAGCATTGAATATGAATGCCGCGCCGGTGTTTTTGTCGAACCTGACGACCGGTTTGGGGTTTGCTGTCGCGGCTTTTTACGATGCCCGTTTGCTGGATGCGGCCTGGGTTGTCTTGCTAGGCGCGCTAGTGAGTTATGCGATGCTGATGACGGGCTTGCCGCTGATTCTGTTGCGTTGGTTTTTGGAGTTCCGCGTCGGGCATTATGAAGACCGCCACGGGTTTATCGGTTTGGCGGAAAAATTTCAGACCTATCCGAAATGGGTGACGCTCATGTTGTGGTTGTCGGCGTTGGTGGTGGTGATGAGCGCCGTGTATCTGTGGCGCAAGCTGGATAACCTCAATGCGGTGGGCGTGATGTTAGCCACGAGTTTTGTGGTGTTATTAGTATTTTGGCATGACCTTAAAATAACTTTGATGACCCTATTAAGCAGTGTTTTGTCGGTTATTTTGGTTTTGACTGCGTATTTTTCCGTGCAGAATTTCCAATCGATTTCGGCGGTTATTTTGATTGTGCCGCTCGGGATAGTATTGGATGATGCCATTCATTACTTTGCGCGTTACTTGAAATCAAAACGCGGTTACTTTAACGATGTGGAATCCTGTCATCGGTTTGCGTTAGCCAGCGTGGGGCGCCCGATTTGGGCCACGACACAAATTCTGATTGCCGGACTATTGGTGTTGAGTTTCAACGAAAATTCATTGGTGCAACAGGCAAGTTTGATTACCCTTTTGGCGGTTTTATTGGCGTCTTATATTGTCTTGGTTTGGCTGCCGGCCTTGGGCTTGAAAAAAGCGAAAAACAACCGCTAA
- the pgsA gene encoding CDP-diacylglycerol--glycerol-3-phosphate 3-phosphatidyltransferase, with translation MSLQSLPMMMTWSRVLLIPVFLICYYAPIEDARFWAGLAFMIAAITDWFDGFLARKLNVSSKLGAFLDPVADKLIVAAALIVVAVEYQNIWVTLSAIVIMMREVSISALREWMAENNAREVVAVSNLGKVKTASQLAALTWLLYGGELWGVDWGTLGFPMLYFAAILTIITWYQYGRAALPVILDTSSEDAKDSH, from the coding sequence ATGTCCCTGCAATCCTTACCTATGATGATGACGTGGTCACGCGTACTGCTGATTCCCGTTTTCCTGATTTGTTACTACGCACCGATTGAGGATGCGCGTTTCTGGGCCGGGTTGGCCTTTATGATCGCCGCCATTACCGACTGGTTCGACGGATTCCTGGCACGTAAACTTAATGTCAGCAGCAAACTAGGCGCCTTTCTCGACCCGGTGGCGGACAAGTTGATTGTCGCCGCCGCCTTGATTGTGGTGGCCGTGGAATATCAAAACATCTGGGTGACCTTGTCGGCCATCGTCATTATGATGCGTGAAGTCAGTATTTCCGCTTTACGGGAATGGATGGCGGAAAACAATGCCCGTGAAGTGGTGGCCGTGTCCAATTTGGGTAAAGTCAAAACCGCCTCGCAATTGGCGGCCTTGACCTGGTTGCTGTATGGCGGCGAACTTTGGGGCGTGGATTGGGGCACCTTGGGCTTCCCAATGTTGTACTTCGCCGCGATTCTGACGATTATTACCTGGTATCAATACGGGCGTGCCGCCTTGCCGGTGATTTTGGACACGTCATCCGAGGATGCAAAAGATTCACACTAA
- the minE gene encoding cell division topological specificity factor MinE — protein sequence MALLDYLLGQKKKKSANVAKDRLQILLAHERSERKAPDYLPKMREEILEVIAKYVNIDQDQLQISVDEANGFEVLELNLVLPDK from the coding sequence ATGGCGTTACTAGACTATTTACTTGGACAGAAAAAGAAGAAATCGGCAAATGTCGCAAAAGACCGTTTGCAGATTTTGTTGGCGCACGAGCGCTCTGAACGTAAAGCACCGGATTATTTGCCGAAAATGCGTGAAGAGATTCTGGAAGTGATTGCCAAGTACGTGAACATCGACCAGGATCAACTGCAGATTTCGGTGGATGAAGCGAACGGCTTTGAAGTGCTGGAATTGAACTTGGTGTTGCCGGATAAGTAA
- a CDS encoding peptidoglycan binding protein CsiV, producing the protein MHTRLFFSLMTACFLSLGLATKAQAEDLPKYQVELIVFETLALRGWTEEYWHEPDPVNIDGTVNLTTLPASRFMLEGEANKMTPQKGYHILYHTSWVLEGKPEDKTKPILIEALPDKSYQSKLLGTLVFYKSRYAHVRLDLELDRKIPLRIRDEFAVNQNVEETELPEFWRFQLKESRKIKSGELHYFDHPIFGALVKIQYLGR; encoded by the coding sequence ATGCATACACGATTGTTTTTCAGCTTGATGACGGCTTGCTTTCTCAGTCTGGGCCTTGCCACCAAAGCCCAAGCGGAAGACCTGCCGAAATATCAAGTGGAACTGATTGTTTTCGAAACCCTGGCCTTGCGTGGCTGGACCGAAGAATACTGGCATGAACCGGACCCGGTCAATATTGATGGCACGGTTAACCTCACCACCCTTCCGGCCAGTCGTTTCATGCTGGAAGGTGAAGCGAATAAAATGACGCCGCAAAAAGGTTATCACATCCTCTATCACACCAGCTGGGTGCTGGAAGGCAAGCCGGAAGACAAAACCAAACCGATTCTGATTGAAGCTCTGCCGGACAAAAGCTATCAATCCAAACTGCTCGGCACCTTGGTGTTTTACAAATCCCGTTACGCCCATGTGCGTTTGGATTTGGAACTGGACCGCAAAATCCCATTGCGCATCCGCGACGAATTCGCCGTCAACCAGAATGTGGAAGAAACCGAGTTACCGGAGTTTTGGCGCTTTCAGCTAAAAGAATCCCGCAAAATCAAATCCGGCGAACTGCATTATTTCGACCACCCGATTTTCGGTGCGCTGGTCAAAATTCAATACCTCGGACGCTAA